A genomic window from Camelina sativa cultivar DH55 chromosome 2, Cs, whole genome shotgun sequence includes:
- the LOC104720785 gene encoding subtilisin-like protease SBT3.9 isoform X1, whose protein sequence is MMGHIDIIIVMVLTIVLYLQFSFVFANTKVYVVYLGKMTHDDPESATDSHHHLLWPLLGSKKAVHDSIVYSYRHGFSGFAAKLTESQAQQISELPEVVQVTPNTLYELTTTRTWDYLGLSPGNSESLLHKANMGSPVIVGVIDSGVWPESEMFNDKGYGPIPSRWKGGCVSGELFNASIHCNRKLIGAKYFVDGLVAENGVLNTKENPEYVSPRDFSGHGTHVASTIGGSFLPNVSYSRLGRGTVRGGAPGVFLAIYKACWFQMGCSNADLLKAIDEAIHDGVDVLSLSLGSGVPLNLETDVRLFFAMGLFHAVEKGIHVVASAGNNGPAAQTIGNVAPWILTVAATTLDRSFPTAITLGNNITILGQAIFAGPELSFVGLTYSGDCAKLSANPMEGKVVLCFTADINPRSRVVTNARTAVKNAGGLGVIIARNPRPVNPTHNFPCVTVDFELGTDILFYIRSTISPMAKIHAPRTFVSHPVATKVASFSSRGPNSISPMILKPDIAAPGVNILAAISPNSSINDGGFAMMSGTSMATPVVTGVVVLLRSLYPHWSPSAIKSAIVTTAWKTDPSGEPIFADGSNRKLADPFDYGGGLVNPEKAARPGLIYDMTIDDYVSYLCSTYNYNDASISQVLGNKTVCPNPKPSVLDLNLPSITIPNLKDEVTLTRTVTNVGPLNSIYKVMIDPPIGISMTVTPHTLQFNSTTKIVSFKVRVSTRHKVNTGYYFGSLTWTDNLHNVVIPVSVRTQILERYHDEN, encoded by the exons ATGATGGGACACATAGATATTATCATCGTCATGGTTCTCACTATAGTTCTGTATCTGCAATTCAGTTTCGTCTTTGCTAACACCAAG GTTTATGTAGTTTATCTGGGAAAGATGACACATGATGATCCTGAGTCTGCCACTGATTCCCACCATCACTTGCTGTGGCCACTTCTTGGAAG CAAAAAAGCAGTCCATGATTCAATAGTGTATAGTTATCGACACGGCTTCTCAGGTTTCGCTGCCAAGCTCACAGAGTCCCAAGCCCAGCAAATTTCAG AACTGCCTGAAGTAGTACAAGTCACACCAAATACATTATACGAACTGACAACAACTAGAACTTGGGATTACTTGGGCCTGTCTCCGGGTAATTCAGAGAGTCTCCTACATAAGGCCAACATGGGAAGTCCGGTCATTGTTGGAGTTATTGATTCAG GAGTGTGGCCAGAGTCTGAAATGTTTAATGACAAAGGCTACGGACCAATTCCTAGCCGTTGGAAAGGTGGCTGTGTATCTGGAGAATTATTCAACGCCTCGATTCATTGCAACAGAAAGCTGATAGGAGCAAAATACTTTGTCGATGGCCTTGTTGCTGAGAACGGAGTCTTGAACACGAAAGAAAACCCTGAGTATGTTTCCCCGAGAGACTTTAGCGGTCATGGCACGCATGTCGCTTCAACCATCGGTGGCTCATTCCTGCCTAATGTAAGCTACTCTCGTCTTGGAAGAGGAACTGTGAGAGGTGGTGCTCCGGGTGTTTTTTTAGCTATTTATAAGGCGTGCTGGTTTCAAATGGGATGTTCAAATGCTGATCTCTTAAAAGCAATCGATGAAGCTATTCATGATGGTGTTGATGTTTTGTCACTCTCTTTGGGATCGGGTGTTCCTTTAAATCTAGAAACTGATGTGAGGCTTTTTTTTGCTATGGGATTATTCCACGCGGTAGAAAAAGGCATTCATGTCGTAGCTTCAGCTGGTAATAATGGTCCTGCGGCACAGACCATTGGGAATGTAGCTCCTTGGATCTTGACGGTAGCTGCAACTACTCTAGACCGTTCTTTTCCCACAGCCATCACACTTGGGAACAATATAACAATACTG GGTCAAGCAATCTTTGCTGGTCCAGAACTCAGTTTTGTTGGTCTTACTTATTCAGG TGATTGCGCGAAGCTCTCCGCTAATCCAATGGAAGGAAAAGTTGTGTTATGTTTCACAGCAGATATAAATCCCCGCTCTAGGGTTGTTACAAATGCTAGAACCGCAGTTAAAAACGCTGGTGGTCTCGGGGTAATCATTGCAAGAAATCCCCGTCCGGTTAACCCAACTCATAACTTTCCATGCGTTACGGTAGACTTTGAGCTCGGAACTGACATTCTGTTCTACATACGCTCCACAAT ATCTCCCATGGCAAAGATACATGCTCCAAGAACATTTGTTTCACACCCCGTCGCTACAAAGGTAGCATCTTTTTCATCAAGAGGACCCAATTCGATATCTCCAATGATTCTTAAG CCGGATATAGCAGCACCTGGCGTGAACATACTAGCAGCTATTTCTCCAAATAGTTCTATTAACGACGGAGGATTTGCTATGATGTCTGGGACATCAATGGCTACTCCTGTTGTTACTGGAGTTGTAGTGCTACTTAGATCATTGTACCCTCATTGGTCTCCTTCTGCTATCAAATCAGCTATTGTCACTACAG CATGGAAAACTGATCCATCCGGGGAGCCTATTTTCGCAGACGGGTCAAACCGCAAGCTAGCAGATCCGTTTGATTATGGAGGAGGACTCGTAAATCCAGAGAAAGCTGCAAGACCAGGTCTCATATACGACATGACCATTGATGACTATGTCTCGTACTTATGCTCTACCTATAATTACAATGACGCCTCCATTTCCCAAGTCCTCGGAAATAAAACAGTATGTCCTAACCCGAAGCCTTCTGTTCTTGATCTAAACTTGCCATCCATCACAATACCGAACCTCAAAGACGAGGTCACTCTCACTAGAACCGTCACTAATGTTGGACCACTCAACTCGATATACAAAGTTATGATCGATCCTCCAATCGGCATTAGTATGACCGTGACACCACATACGCTACAGTTTAACTCTACGACCAAAATAGTTTCTTTTAAAGTGAGAGTTTCGACAAGGCACAAAGTGAATACTGGCTATTACTTTGGAAGCTTGACATGGACTGACAATCTTCACAATGTGGTCATCCCAGTATCTGTAAGAACCCAAATCCTCGAACGTTACCACGATGAGAACTGA